The following coding sequences are from one Tubulanus polymorphus chromosome 12, tnTubPoly1.2, whole genome shotgun sequence window:
- the LOC141913887 gene encoding phosphoserine aminotransferase-like yields the protein METQRVINFSAGPSKLPEPVLQQAQKELLNYKGIGISVMEMSHRSAEFGKILADTERSLRNIMDIPDNYKVLFLQGGGSGQFAAIPMNLMNLRPGRRADYIVTGTWSAKAAVEAEKFGKVHHVLPKTKSYKSIPDESMWDLSSDASFVYFCSNETVNGIEFQDIPDIPEDIPLVCDASSNFLSRRVDVSKFGVIFAGAQKNVGCAGVTVVIIREDLIGHAVRECPSVLDFQKQAAAGSMYNTPPTFSIYMMGLVLEWIKSQGGIDVIEQRNIAKSQALFDIIDNSNGFYNSGILPKHRSRMNVVFRIGSVDGVEELEKQFVDQAGKMGLKSLKGHRSVGGIRASIYNAITMEEVAHLVDFMQDFMERHQAL from the exons ATGGAAACTCAACGTGTTATCAACTTCAGCGCCGGGCCTTCAAAACTACCAGAACCG GTTTTGCAACAAGCCCAAAAGGAACTGTTGAACTATAAGGGAATCGGAATCAGTGTAATGG AGATGAGCCATCGATCGGCCGAATTTGGTAAAATCCTCGCTGATACTGAACGAAGTCTACGAAATATTAT GGATATTCCTGATAATTACAAGGTACTGTTCCTGCAAGGCGGAGGTAGCGGTCAGTTCGCCGCGATTCCGATGAATCTGATGAATCTACGTCCCGGTCGCCGTGCCGACTACATCGTCACGGGAACCTGGTCGGCGAAGGCGGCTGTCGAGGCCGAGAAATTCGGAAAAGTTCACCACGTCTTGCCGAAAACGAAATCTTACAAAA GTATCCCAGACGAGTCAATGTGGGATCTAAGTTCCGATGCTTCGTTCGTTTATTTCTGTTCGAATGAAACTGTGAACGGTATCGAATTCCAGGATATTCCCGACATTCCTGAAGATATTCCGCTAGTATGCGACGCGTCGTCCAACTTCCTGTCCCGTCGTGTCGACGTTTCCAAG TTCGGAGTCATTTTCGCCGGAGCGCAGAAGAACGTTGGTTGCGCTGGTGTTACCGTGGTGATAATCAGAGAGGATTTGATCGGCCACGCCGTACGCGAGTGTCCGTCTGTATTAGACTTTCAGAAACAGGCGGCAGCCGGCTCGATGTATAACACCCCTCCGACTTTCAG tatttatatGATGGGGTTGGTTTTAGAATGGATTAAATCCCAGGGCGGAATCGACGTAATCGAACAGAGAAATATCGCGAAATCTCAAGCACTTTTCGATATTATCGATAATTCGAACGGATTTTACAA TTCTGGTATCCTGCCGAAGCACCGCAGTCGTATGAACGTCGTGTTCCGTATCGGTAGCGTAGACGGAGTCGAAGAGCTGGAGAAACAGTTCGTAGATCAGGCCGGCAAGATGGGCTTGAAATCGCTGAAAGGCCACAG ATCGGTCGGCGGTATCCGAGCGTCGATATATAACGCGATCACGATGGAAGAAGTCGCTCATCTCGTCGATTTCATGCAGGATTTCATGGAACGACATCAAGCGTTATAG